A genomic region of Trifolium pratense cultivar HEN17-A07 linkage group LG3, ARS_RC_1.1, whole genome shotgun sequence contains the following coding sequences:
- the LOC123917209 gene encoding protodermal factor 1-like isoform X1 — protein sequence MMKKISNVSFSMLVLLIGLLSQHLVIQAISNTAGDQKNFKIPDPHSGNPPTGFTDSLCPHKNSPSSHSSPPSHGSSSPPSHGGSSSPPSHGGGYYTPTPSTPSGGCGTSPSHDPSTPSTPSHNPTTPSNPPSSGGYYTSPPPSTSNPPIDPPITLTPPSPSTPIDPGTPTIPSPPFLPFTSPFTGTCNYWRTHPQIILGILGWWGNVGHAFGVTSLPGFSPGLTLPQALSNTRTDGLGELYREGTASFLNSLVNHKFPYTTDQVRERFASSLHSNKAAATQAHLFKMANEGKIKP from the exons atgatgaagaaaataaGCAATGTCTCCTTTTCCATGCTTGTTCTGCTTATAGGTCTTCTTTCTCAGCACCTTGTGATTCAGGCAATCTCCAACACTGCTGGAGATCAGAAGAACTTCAAAATTCCAGATCCACATTCAGGAAATCCTCCTACAGGTTTCACTGATTCTCTAT GTCCACATAAGAATTCTCCTTCATCTCATAGCTCACCACCATCACATGGAAGCTCCTCACCACCATCCCATGGCGGAAGCTCATCTCCACCGTCACATGGAGGAGGTTATTATACTCCAACACCATCAACACCTTCAGGTGGATGTGGAACATCACCATCACATGATCCTTCTACACCATCAACACCATCACATAATCCAACAACACCATCAAACCCTCCCTCAAGTGGTGGATACTATACCTCCCCACCACCATCAACTAGCAACCCTCCAATTGATCCACCAATCACTTTGACACCACCATCTCCATCCACACCAATTGACCCTGGCACTCCTACTATCCCTTCACCACCTTTCCTTCCTTTCACTTCTCCCTTCACTGGCACATGCAA CTACTGGAGGACACATCCCCAAATCATATTGGGAATTCTAGGTTGGTGGGGAAATGTGGGGCATGCATTTGGTGTGACCAGTCTTCCAGGTTTTAGTCCTGGATTAACCTTACCACAAGCACTTTCCAACACAAGAACTGATGGATTAGGAGAACTCTACAGAGAAGGCACTGCTTCCTTCCTCAACTCCTTGGTGAACCACAAATTCCCTTACACAACTGACCAAGTTAGGGAAAGGTTTGCATCATCACTTCACTCCAACAAGGCTGCTGCAACACAAGCTCATCTTTTCAAGATGGCAAATGAAGGGAAAATCAAGCCTTGA
- the LOC123917209 gene encoding protodermal factor 1-like isoform X2 yields the protein MMKKISNVSFSMLVLLIGLLSQHLVIQAISNTAGDQKNFKIPDPHSGNPPTGPHKNSPSSHSSPPSHGSSSPPSHGGSSSPPSHGGGYYTPTPSTPSGGCGTSPSHDPSTPSTPSHNPTTPSNPPSSGGYYTSPPPSTSNPPIDPPITLTPPSPSTPIDPGTPTIPSPPFLPFTSPFTGTCNYWRTHPQIILGILGWWGNVGHAFGVTSLPGFSPGLTLPQALSNTRTDGLGELYREGTASFLNSLVNHKFPYTTDQVRERFASSLHSNKAAATQAHLFKMANEGKIKP from the exons atgatgaagaaaataaGCAATGTCTCCTTTTCCATGCTTGTTCTGCTTATAGGTCTTCTTTCTCAGCACCTTGTGATTCAGGCAATCTCCAACACTGCTGGAGATCAGAAGAACTTCAAAATTCCAGATCCACATTCAGGAAATCCTCCTACAG GTCCACATAAGAATTCTCCTTCATCTCATAGCTCACCACCATCACATGGAAGCTCCTCACCACCATCCCATGGCGGAAGCTCATCTCCACCGTCACATGGAGGAGGTTATTATACTCCAACACCATCAACACCTTCAGGTGGATGTGGAACATCACCATCACATGATCCTTCTACACCATCAACACCATCACATAATCCAACAACACCATCAAACCCTCCCTCAAGTGGTGGATACTATACCTCCCCACCACCATCAACTAGCAACCCTCCAATTGATCCACCAATCACTTTGACACCACCATCTCCATCCACACCAATTGACCCTGGCACTCCTACTATCCCTTCACCACCTTTCCTTCCTTTCACTTCTCCCTTCACTGGCACATGCAA CTACTGGAGGACACATCCCCAAATCATATTGGGAATTCTAGGTTGGTGGGGAAATGTGGGGCATGCATTTGGTGTGACCAGTCTTCCAGGTTTTAGTCCTGGATTAACCTTACCACAAGCACTTTCCAACACAAGAACTGATGGATTAGGAGAACTCTACAGAGAAGGCACTGCTTCCTTCCTCAACTCCTTGGTGAACCACAAATTCCCTTACACAACTGACCAAGTTAGGGAAAGGTTTGCATCATCACTTCACTCCAACAAGGCTGCTGCAACACAAGCTCATCTTTTCAAGATGGCAAATGAAGGGAAAATCAAGCCTTGA